One genomic segment of Tachyglossus aculeatus isolate mTacAcu1 chromosome 17, mTacAcu1.pri, whole genome shotgun sequence includes these proteins:
- the ZNHIT3 gene encoding zinc finger HIT domain-containing protein 3 → MAAAKMASLWSGAGCGLCDRGPKYRCPACRTPYCSVPCYKKHKEQCNPTPAQASERINPGTSPNARIPKPLEDKGGEWSDFLTSDDEEDRISIQKLKHLGKSEELKNLLLNPHLRTLLLTLDQAEEKEVLMKKYMQEPLFVEFADCCLRIVDPPEDEDGCPV, encoded by the exons ATGGCGGCGGCGAAGATGGCGTCCCTGTGGAGCGGCGCCGGCTGCGGCCTGTGCGACCGGGGCCCCAAGTACCGCTGCCCCGCCTGCCGCACGCCCTA CTGCTCCGTCCCTTGCTACAAGAAGCACAAAG aacAGTGCAACCCCACACCAGCTCAAGCGTCAGAGAGGATAAATCCAGGAACTTCCCCAAATGCCAGAATACCGAAACCGCTGGAAGACAAAG GTGGTGAGTGGTCTGACTTTCTCACCAGTGATGATGAAGAAGATAGAATCTCCATTCAGAAGCTAAAACATCTAG ggaaatCGGAAGAATTGAAAAACCTCCTCCTCAACCCCCATCTCAGGACGTTGCTCCTCACCTTAGATCAAGCAGAAGAGAAAGAGGTGCTCATGAAAAAATACATGCAGGAGCCGCTGTTTGTGGAATTTGCAGACTGTTGCCTGAGAATAGTTGACCCTCCTGAGGATGAGGATGGCTGTCCAGTGTGA
- the LOC119939058 gene encoding basic proline-rich protein-like encodes MRPPPSQSPPASHPAGQSSTPPPACACVLRAHAPPRRPRPPPSRPIINAALAAARPPGRACALRAHVPPRRPRLPSSRPIINADLDPAPAAARLPLVRMRPPRSRASAEAPPFPRPANPRPPANHQCRPRPRPRRCPPAWVSMRPPCSSASTGAPPPPRPANPRPPPIQPANHQYRPRPRPRRCPPAWARMRSPRSRTSSAAPPLPRPANPRPPPNQPIPARRPTSQSPPAAQPANPRPPPNQPFANNNDACRVQKQDGHGIEGKVWAAEKQLEESEARSAQQKIGKSKSPKKLKTTRAKS; translated from the exons ATGCGCCCCccgcccagccaatccccacccgCCTCCCACCCGGCCGGCCAATCATCAACGCCGCCCCCTGCGTGCGCATGCGTCCTCCGCGCCCATGCGCCTCCACGGcgaccccgccccccacccagccgGCCAATCATCAATGCCGCCCTCGCCGCTGCCCGCCCCCCTgggcgcgcatgcgccctccgCGCTCACGTGCCTCCACGGCGGCCCCGCCTCCCGTCCAGCCGGCCAATCATCAATGCCGATCTAGACCCCGCCCCCGCCGCTGCCCGCCTCCCCTTGGTGCGCATGCGCCCTCCGCGCTCACGTGCCTCCGCGGAGGCCCCGCCCTTTCCCCGGCCAGCCAATCCCCGTCCGCCGGCCAATCATCAATGCCGCCCTAGACCCCGCCCCCGCCGCTGCCCGCCCGCCTGGGTGAGCATGCGCCCTCCTTGCTCAAGCGCCTCCAcgggggccccgccccctccccggccagccaatccccgcccgcCGCCCATCCAGCCGGCCAATCATCAATACCGCCCTAGACCCCGCCCCCGCCGCTGCCCGCCCGCCTGGGCGCGCATGCGCTCTCCCCGCTCACGCACCTCCTcggcggccccgccccttccccggccagccaatccccgcccgcCGCCCaaccagccaatccccgcccgcCGCCCaaccagccaatccccgcccgcCGCCCaaccagccaatccccgcccgcCGCCCAACCAGCCTttcgctaataataatgatg CTTGTAGAGTGCAAAAGCAAGATGGGCACGGGATAGAGGGCAAAGTCTGGGCTGCTGAGAAACAGCTGGAAGAGTCAGAGGCCAGAAGTGCTCAACAGAAGATCGGAAAAAGCAAGTCGCCCAAGAAATTGAAGACGACCCGTGCCAAGTCCTGA